From the genome of Anopheles moucheti chromosome 3, idAnoMoucSN_F20_07, whole genome shotgun sequence, one region includes:
- the LOC128300850 gene encoding alpha-tubulin N-acetyltransferase — protein sequence MEFRFNMHPLFRSRIVRINNSLLPTGFTAQSRRVALDATAQISEIINSVGSMSAQAQGLSVPVTTAQKLRNSDHHIYLMFESNDQNGLVVGILKVGRKSLYVFDPTGETVNVTAPCVLDFYVHESRQRGGLGRELFEHMLREENIQPDELAIDRPSEKLLGFLQKHYGLSKKIPQMNNFVVYEGFFASKSHNSSDIDGRRMHITASPNTNLFGPTFTTTEERRRSTSQTRTNVAPMPIIAQPPVGRYAAKRPTCSMAQIIHNSPTAVSTEPNSTATNTNAAANGHANGSNGHEDDDHQHRYETDSIDGEMEGGGEMDQRLADEMQRIELHHPVGTGRGTGGGEDGDEPRTHALEVKFADQQPETLPYEDIPEPGPDPDPYDFHPHHLELHDDTDGGGSHREHSLSPQSVSQQATPEHPSGGGDYGMMGGIGSGRKPARYTKQHTGLKNISFGVGAAVMPSGKMEFDQEENEGFGSVKINRPIGKSGTRGSLHDDNESVYSNGSQQGGAGGHFDLKFYHNKLW from the exons ATGGAGTTTCGCTTCAACATGCATCCCCTGTTCCGGTCGCGGATTGTACGGATAAATAATTCGCTGTtaccaaccggcttcaccgcACAGTCCCGCCGTGTTGCACT TGATGCTACGGCACAGATATCGGAGATCATTAACAGTGTCGGTTCAATGTCGGCCCAGGCACAGGGACTATCCGTGCCGGTCACGACCGCTCAGAAGCTGCGCAACTCGGACCATCACATCTACCTGATGTTTGAGTCAAACGACCAAAA tggtCTCGTCGTGGGCATACTGAAGGTCGGCCGCAAATCACTGTACGTGTTCGATCCGACCGGTGAGACGGTGAACGTGACGGCACCCTGTGTGCTGGACTTTTACGTGCACGAATCGCGCCAACGCGGCGGTCTCGGCCGTGAACTGttcgagcatatgttacgCGAGGAAAACATACAGCCGGATGAGCTGGCCATCGATCGGCCGTCGGAGAAGCTGCTCGGTTTCCTGCAGAAGCATTACG ggcTGTCGAAGAAAATTCCACAGATGAATAACTTTGTCGTGTACGAAGGCTTCTTTGCGAGCAAGTCCCATAACTCTTCCGATATCGATGGACGTCGCATGCACATCACCGCTAG TCCTAACACGAACCTGTTCGGGCCAACCTTTACAACGACGGAGGAGAGACGTCGATCCACCTCGCAGACCCGAACCAACGTGGCACCGATGCCGATCATTGCCCAGCCCCCCGTCGGCCGATATGCGGCCAAACGGCCAACCTGCAGCATGGCACAG ATAATTCACAATAGCCCAACAGCAGTGTCAACGGAACCGAACAG CACCGCTACTAACACGAATGCAGCCGCTAATGGGCACGCTAATGGTAGCAACGGTCACGAGGATGACGATCATCAGCACCGGTACGAGACGGATTCGATCGATGGTGAGATGGAGGGTGGTGGTGAGATGGACCAGCGTTTGGCCGACGAGATGCAACGCATCGAACTGCACCACCCGGTCGGAACCGGCCGCGGTACCGGTGGTGGTGAGGATGGTGATGAaccacgcacgcacgcactgGAAGTTAAGTTTGCCGATCAGCAGCCGGAAACGTTACCGTACGAGGACATTCCCGAGCCCGGCCCAGACCCGGATCCGTACGACTTTCATCCGCACCATCTCGAGCTGCACGATGACACGGACGGTGGCGGTTCCCACCGTGAGCATTCCTTATCGCCTCAATCTGTCAGCCAGCAGGCCACACCGGAACATCCGTCGGGCGGCGGCGACTACGGGATGATGGGCGGCATCGGCAGTGGGCGGAAGCCGGCCCGCTACACCAAGCAGCATACGGGCTTGAAGAACATCTCGTTCGGTGTCGGTGCGGCCGTCATGCCGAGCGGCAAGATGGAGTTCGATCAGGAGGAAAACGAAGGCTTTGGGTCGGTGAAGATCAACCGACCGATCGGGAAATCGGGAACGCGTGGCAGTCTGCACGATGATAACGAATCGGTTTACTCGAATGGCAGCCAGCagggtggtgctggtggtcaCTTTGATTTAAAGTTCTACCACAACAAGCTGTGGTAA
- the LOC128300849 gene encoding protein daughter of sevenless, giving the protein MASTNKEVYHEGWLIKSPPTKRIWRARWRRRWFTLKQGELPGQFFLEYYTDRKCRKLKGIIDLDQCEQVDAGLRLDRQKEKYAHMFDVKTPTRTYYLAADTEEDMRGWVNCICQVCSLQETQTVDDRPYYNIGAINMTDAVNMADTVVETRPPARSTSNGVAITATETDVSNETETTMLNHSVAGEATADQQSQPQPAQSQQKRTPAAYNPYGTYQNEEMMGFRSMDYTNRETIICEAKLGLPASNAAEAYSNLDVIIERSQSLRGKPSSKSGESSSSPATNGIGTGSPMVHHMRTQSLNIEQHQQQQRGGKKIPENLKLSDRSPSTSAFDSGPEQPSPALSTSSGPYIPISECYSGSPVTPLNSLDPRFYETPRSHTNIGFNLVNNEQPYSPKRNNVGGGPLAATGNGGPSSLAVTMKGVGLPISGSGKSSPSDSESVFTDDEWTAAGSPSDGTRSGKEGGGRGGGGSSGKGGTIDRNTRPSDSSIENDAVGWTYVQRFSKVPNTEQSQAATASGNGSGLVATAAGAPPRPPKRTSMNLEGIEKTKDLISSDTENVSPAIGPREASAHIEQFYDIPRSHQHPYTGSSMHLPDGDLLSPLSQCDLVASSTPNLISDFGTGSQCGTLGRPRPHCYTNAAPTKVEGNVFRFDFSEQADSSAPAINRRLKPRSSFDITKSVESVTQGVKQQISLGGNGSATPASVPNNASGSGGQQSAKSPPTVDRTRKPATPKIGTNSMRRKGGPVSLNLASNQTTESTYGNTQDANISLLSVISPRAAGKNEDRLQYLDLDHSNSPQKTNQNTIYSGPSSIGGYAGAGGNSTNHHHNHPVVTASSLSHDSGAGSSRHHHHHRDGDTGTAKPTVQTSRTPYTTVDFVKTDAFNRVRADSELTRAQSRLKDQTS; this is encoded by the exons ATGGCTTCGACGAATAAAGAGGTCTACCATGAAGGCTGGCTCATCAAATCGCCACCGACGAAACGTATCTGGCGTGCG CGATGGCGAAGGCGTTGGTTCACGCTCAAGCAGGGTGAGCTGCCCGGTCAGTTCTTTCTCGAGTACTACACCGACCGCAAATGCCGTAAGCTGAAAGGCATCATCGATCTCGACCAGTGCGAACAAGTGGACGCTGGGCTGCGGCTCGATCGGCAGAAGGAAAAGTACGCACACATGTTCGACGTGAAGACACCGACCCGTACCTACTATCTGGCCGCGGACACCGAGGAAGACATGCGCGGATGGGTGAACTGTATCTGCCAGGTGTGCAGCCTGCAGGAAACACAAACCGTCGACGATCGGCCAT ATTACAATATCGGTGCAATCAATATGACGGATGCGGTTAACATGGCGGACACGGTAGTCGAGACGAGACCACCAGCAAGATCCACCAGTAACGGTGTCGCAATAACAGCAACGGAAACGGACGTGTCGAACGAAACAGAAACCACCATGCTGAATCATTCGGTGGCGGGTGAAGCAACAGCAGACCAGCAGTCGCAACCACAGCCTGCACAGTCGCAGCAAAAGCGCACCCCAGCAGCGTACAACCCATACGGCACGTACCAGAACGAGGAAATGATGGGTTTCCGTTCGATGGATTACACCAACCGGGAGACGATCATCTGCGAGGCGAAGTTGGGTCTACCCGCATCAAACGCGGCAGAAGCATACTCCAATTTGGACGTCATTATCGAACGCTCGCAGTCGCTGCGTGGTAAACCGAGCTCGAAAAGCGGTGAATCGTCCTCTTCTCCGGCTACGAATGGCATTGGCACTGGTAGCCCGATGGTACACCATATGCGCACACAATCGCTTAATATtgagcagcatcaacagcagcaacgcgGTGGAAAGAAAATCCCGGAGAATCTTAAGCTATCCGATCGATCCCCGTCGACGAGTGCGTTCGATAGTGGGCCGGAACAACCGTCCCCGGCGCTGAGCACCTCGTCCGGTCCGTACATACCGATCAGTGAGTGTTATTCGGGCAGTCCGGTTACACCGCTGAATTCGCTGGATCCGCGGTTCTACGAGACACCGCGCAGTCACACCAACATTGGCTTCAATCTCGTCAACAATGAGCAGCCGTACTCGCCAAAGAGAAACAACGTCGGCGGAGGACCGCTGGCAGCGACCGGTAATGGTGGACCATCGTCACTGGCGGTGACGATGAAAGGAGTTGGACTACCGATTAGTGGCAGCGGTAAATCTAGTCCGTCCGATTCGGAAAGTGTGTTTACGGATGACGAATGGACGGCAGCGGGATCGCCGAGCGATGGAACGCGGAGCGGAAAAGAGGGAGGTGGCCGTGGCGGTGGAGGTTCTAGTGGAAAAGGTggaacgatcgatcgaaacaCCCGTCCGTCGGATAGCTCGATCGAGAACGATGCCGTCGGTTGGACGTATGTGCAGCGCTTTTCCAAAGTGCCCAACACGGAGCAATCGCAGGCTGCAACCGCTTCCGGCAATGGAAGCGGCTTGGTGGCTACTGCGGCCGGTGCACCACCGAGACCACCCAAGCGAACGAGCATGAACTTGGAGGGCATCGAAAA AACCAAGGATCTTATATCttccgacacggaaaatgttTCCCCTGCCATCGGACCGAGAGAAGCTAGTGCG CATATCGAACAATTCTACGATATTCCACGATCTCATCAGCATCCGTATACCGGCAGCAGTATGCATCTGCCCGATGGGGATTTGCTCTCTCCGCTGAGTCAGTGTGATCTGGTCGCTTCCAGCACACCGAACCTGATCAGTGATTTCGGTACCGGCAGTCAGTGCGGCACGCTCGGACGTCCACGGCCCCATTGCTACACGAACGCAGCCCCAACAAAGGTGGAAGGCAATGTGTTTCGGTTTGATTTCAGCGAACAG GCTGATTCATCAGCGCCGGCCATAAATCGTCGCCTAAAACCACGCTCTTCGTTCGATATTACCAAATCGGTCGAGTCTGTAACGCAGGGTGTTAAGCAACAGATTTCTCTCGGTGGGAATGGTTCCGCCACACCGGCTTCCGTGCCCAACAATGCCTCCGGTAGTGGTGGACAACAATCGGCCAAAAGTCCTCCAACGGTCGATCGTACACGTAAACCGGCTACTccaaag ATCGGTACTAATTCGATGCGCCGAAAGGGTGGACCAGTTTCGTTGAATCTTGCATCGAATCAAACGACCGAAAGCACGTATGGTAACACCCAGGATGCAAACATTTCTTTG CTATCCGTCATATCACCGCGAGCGGCCGGTAAAAATGAGGATCGCCTGCAGTATCTTGATCTAGACCATTCGAACAGTCCGcaaaaaacgaaccaaaacacCATCTACTCTGGTCCAAGCAGTATCGGTGGTTATGCTGGTGCGGGTGGAAATAGTACCAACCATCACCACAATCATCCCGTGGTGACTGCCAGTTCCTTATCGCATGATAGCGGTGCAGGATCGTcacggcatcatcatcatcatcgggatGGTGATACGGGCACCGCAAAACCAACCGTTCAAACTAGCCGCACACCGTACACGACGGTTGATTTCGTTAAAACCGATGCCTTTAATCGGGTACGCGCGGATTCAGAACTAACGCGCGCTCAGTCACGTCTCAAGGATCAAACGTCCTAA
- the LOC128301508 gene encoding acylglycerol kinase, mitochondrial encodes MAFVIRFAKAVRNNWKKSTVFASALAYGVSYSNEKYEIKQLMRYYCTEATRYGDVKIGLNQRSPKVLVILNPAANRKSSEEDFRNYCEPILHLAGFEVDVVKTDSEGHARRYVEELANLPDALIVGGGDGTLSEAVSGMKRRQDGAQCPIGVLPLGRTNTLAVKLFSAEGAKNSDLENVRTMANAAYAVIAGKKEKTDVMRIEVLPSAADESPPEKPVYAVGALQWGAFRDILALRDKYWYTASLRDYTAFLFNAFDGAHTWNCKAKIAYTEPCSGCSNCYKDMDDQWTAAKKQDQQPRRWWSVFVPRAKTAPKTDYSKIINERCSIRHELEVDPSELVIKTGNVAVEEKDSEKNETSTKLDVLVGEQVDSSFSFIGGSWGRVNNRKFFDCPSQENISVRTVELLPERLKVEESDPELYYSIDNEAYEVRPVRITLVPKAVEIFTF; translated from the exons ATGGCTTTTGTGATACGGTTTGCCAAAGCCGTGAGAAACAACTGGAAGAAATCGACAGTCTTTGCTAGTGCCCTGGCATACGGTGTGTCGTATTCGAACGAGAAATATGA AATCAAACAACTTATGCGTTATTATTGCACGGAAGCAACACGGTATGGCGATGTGAAGATAGGGCTAAATCAGAGATCACCGAAAGTGTTGGTGATTCTCAATCCGGCCGCGAATCGTAAATCGTCAGAAGAAGAT TTTCGCAACTACTGCGAACCGATTCTGCATCTCGCTGGCTTCGAGGTGGACGTTGTTAAAACCGACTCCGAAGGACACGCCCGTCGCTATGTTGAGGAGCTAGCCAACCTTCCCGATGCTTTGATCGTCGGAGGCGGTGATGGAACCCTTTCGGAAGCGGTTTCCGGAATGAAACGTCGCCAGGATGGTGCTCAATGTCCGATAGGCGTACTACCGCTCGGTCGTACTAATACTCTCGCCGTGAAACTGTTCTCGGCGGAGGGTGCCAAAAATTCCGATCTGGAAAATGTTCGTACCATGGCTAATGCGGCGTATGCGGTCATTGccggaaagaaggaaaagacaGACGTTATGCGTATCGAGGTATTACCAAGTGCGGCCGATGAAAGCCCTCCGGAGAAGCCAGTTTATGCAGTCGGTGCACTACAATGGGGTGCTTTCCGGGACATTCTCGCCCTTAGGGATAAATATTGGTACACGGCTTCGTTGCGCGACTACACCGCGTTCCTTTTCAATGCATTCGATGGGGCACACACGTGGAATTGCAAGGCGAAGATTGCTTACACGGAACCGTGCAGTGGATGCAGTAATTGCTACAAAGACATGGATGATCAATGGACGGCCGCAAAAAAACAGGATCAACAACCACGCAGATGGTGGTCGGTATTTGTGCCACGTGCTAAAACTGCTCCCAAGACGGATTACAGCAAAATCATTAACGAAAGATGCTCCATTCGGCACGAACTAGAGGTGGACCCATCGGAACTTGTAATTAAAACGGGCAACGTAGCAGTGGAAGAAAAGGACAGTGAGAAGAATGAAACATCTACGAAACTGGACGTGCTCGTTGGAGAGCAGGTGGATTCCAGCTTTAGCTTCATTGGCGGTAGTTGGGGCCGTGTGAACAATCGGAAGTTCTTCGACTGTCCCAGCCAGGAAAACATCAGCGTGCGTACGGTGGAACTTTTGCCAGAACGCCTCAAGGTGGAAGAGAGCGACCCGGAGCTTTACTACTCTATCGACAACGAGGCTTACGAAGTGCGTCCCGTGCGGATAACTCTCGTACCGAAAGCAGTCGAAATATTTACCTTCTAG
- the LOC128301509 gene encoding polyisoprenoid diphosphate/phosphate phosphohydrolase PLPP6, with the protein MGESVDSKTRLEEGRNIHPALKKLLEWDVVVTKQFVSFMLNFVPLRSLRTHCKVLEYSCHGIAWLAGWLAFCWMIDKPEWYQMQVNLFIGLLTDIIMVAVIKAATRRRRPAINDDPLCFGPDKFSFPSGHVSRGVFITTFLIVLDPVMIVLWPPLLAWTVALCISRLILYRHHILDVIGGILLGLFNALLISILWFDQEGSVWLINWITDERVAGAEYAV; encoded by the exons ATGGGTGAAAGT gTCGATTCTAAAACGCGCCTCGAGGAAGGTAGAAATATACATCCGGCGTTGAAAAAGCTTCTCGAATGGGACGTCGTTGTAACGAAACAGTTTGTCAGCTTTATGCTGAACTTTGTGCCACTACGCTCACTTCGCACGCACTGCAAGGTTCTGGAGTATTCGTGCCATGGGATCGCTTGGCTGGCCGGATGGTTGGCATTCTGCTGGATGATCGATAAGCCGGAATGGTATCAGATGCAGGTGAACCTGTTCATCGGGTTGCTGACGGACATTATAATGGTGGCGGTGATAAAGGCAGCAACACGCCGCCGTCGGCCAGCTATAAACGATGACCCGCTTTGCTTTGGTCCGGATAAATTTAGCTTCCCATCGGGCCATGTTTCTCGCGGTGTGTTCATCACGACATTTCTAATCGTACTCGATCCGGTAATGATTGTGCTGTGGCCTCCGCTGCTAGCATGGACTGTGGCGCTGTGTATTTCTCGGCTGATTCTCTATCGTCATCACATTTTGGACGTGATCGGTGGCATTCTCCTGGGGCTGTTCAACGCGTTACTGATTTCGATTCTTTGGTTTGACCAGGAGGGTAGCGTTTGGTTGATCAACTGGATCACAGACGAACGTGTGGCGGGTGCAGAATATGCTGTGTGA
- the LOC128303419 gene encoding ubiquitin-related modifier 1 homolog: MDDSIDDEVISGGSTVTIEFSGGAETLFGGVKEHTVPLDGSKIVLLEEMLRWLRDNLLTGDANLFLQDKSVRPGILVMINDTDWDLMGETDYILQPGDHILFISTLHGG; encoded by the exons ATGGACGATTCCATTGATGATGAGGTGATTTCGGGTGGCTCTACCGTTACCATCGAGTTCAG TGGTGGAGCGGAAACACTTTTCGGTGGTGTGAAGGAACACACCGTACCGTTAGATGGATCAAAAATAG TATTGCTCGAGGAGATGCTCCGATGGTTGCGAGATAATCTGCTGACCGGTGATGCGAATCTGTTCCTCCAGGATAAAAGCGTTCGGCCCGGCATCTTGGTCATGATCAACGATACCGACTGGGACCTGATG GGTGAAACCGACTACATCCTTCAGCCTGGCGATCATATTCTCTTCATTTCCACCCTCCATGGCGGATAA